The Bacillus sp. Y1 genome includes the window TACTGCCTTCTATGGGGGAATGAGACAAGCTACTGTTAAATTGATTGAAAGCTTGCCACAGTTAGGTGGGCAGTTGTCCGCTTTATACCCTGAAAAATATATTTATGATGTTGCTGGATTTCCTAAAGTCCGGGCCCAGCAGTTAGTCAATAACCTGAAGGAGCAAATGGCTACATTTAATCAAACGATTTGCTTAGAGCAATCCGTTGAAAAAATAGAGAAACAAACGGATGGAATCTTTAAGTTAACAACGAATAAAGAAGTCCATTTTTCAAAAACAATCATCATCACCGCTGGCAACGGTGCCTTTCAACCTCGACGATTAGAGCTAGAAAACTCCTCCCAATACGAAGGAAAAAATCTATACTACTTTATTGACGATCTTCACCAATTCGCTGGTCAAAAGGTGGTCGTATTTGGCGGTGGAGATTCAGCGGTTGATTGGGCTTTAATGCTCGAACCAATTGCAGAAAAAGTAACGATTGTTCACCGACGTGAAAAGTTCCGGGCTCACGAGCACAGTGTACAAAACCTTCAACATTCCAAGGTGGAGATAAAAACTCCCTACGTCCCTGCTGATTTACTTTCGAACAGCAAAGGAGACATTGCTCAAGTTGTGCTAAAGAATGTGAATGATAAAGCAGAAGAAACCGTCGAAGTAGATGCTGTGATTTGTAACTACGGATTCGTTTCATCGCTTGGTCCCATCAAGGAATGGGGACTTGAGATTTCAAAAAACACCATCGTTGTGAATTCAAAAATGGAAACCAATATTCCCGGCATTTATGCAGCGGGCGATATCTGTACGTACGAAGGAAAAGTAAAGCTTATTGCCTGCGGCTTCGGTGAAGCACCAACGGCCGTTAACAATGCAAAAACATTTATTGATCCAAAGGCAAAAGCACAACCACTGCATAGTTCTTCGATGTTTAAGTAGAAAAGCGGAAGCAGCTTGATCAGGGGCGACAGGCATAAGATGAATCGTGCAGGAAGGCCTGCCTTCTGGAGCGATTTAGCTTATGACCCGAGCCCCTAGCTGCTGGAGCTGGACAGAGAAAAGAGAAGAAAAAAAGTGCAAGGATGATCCTTGCACTTTTTAGCATTCTTCCGGTGTACCTTGGTTGGTTGCTGTACGGAAAGAGGAACCACACCCACATGATGCTATGGCATTAGGATTTTCGATGGTGAAGCCGCCACCCATCAGGGAGTGCTTATAGTCAATAACGGTTCCTACTAAGGCAGGAGCACTTTCTTTATCAACTAAGAATGTAATTCCATGTTGAACAAGCTCCTTGTCGCCTTCTTCTACTTCATGAGCAAATCCAAGACCATACGATAGGCCACTGCAGCCGCCACCTTTAATCGCTACGCGTAAGTACGCATTTTCCTCTTCGTTCTCTTTCATCATATCTTTTATTTGAAGTGCAGCCGCTTCTGTCACAGTAATAATGTCTTTCATGATTATCCATTCCTCCCTCGAACATCTTTACTTTTAGTATATACAGCAATGTCTTTATACTCAACTGAACGGACTTATAAAAATGGAATTGGTTTTGATAAATGGGCATTGGCTTAATTGAGGAGGGACTGGGGAGAAATGTTGCTTTGTTGATACTTTAACATTCTGGAACCCCTAGACACCAAACCTTCTTCTTTTCAAATATAATATTTTTATAGTTCTTTTATCACAAATAATAAGGTACAATAGTATTATATAAACGATCGTAAAAATAAAAGGGGTGTGTGAGAATATGACTGAACTACAGCCGCTTTATGATAAAAAATGTGAATGTATGATGTGTAAAACTAAGTTTACGACTAAGAAGCTTCGCTCACGTTTTGTAGTAGTAAAGTCCTATGATACTGACTTTGCCCCTACATATGAAAATATTGAAAATGATCCTAACCTTTATTTTGTTGCGGTATGTCCGAAATGCGGCTTTTCTTTTACAGATGACTTTGCACCTTATTTTCCACCAGGCAGCAAGGAAATCATTGATTCTAAAATAGCCCAACAGTGGCTGCCCCGCAGTTTTGGTGAAGTTAGGACGTATCCAGAGGCCGCAAAAACAATCAAACTTGCCGCCTATTGTGGAACATTGAAAAAAGAAAAGCATGTATCTATTGCTGGTTTATATATGAGATTGGCTTGGATCTACAGAGCATTGCTAGATCACGAGCAGGAGCAACGATTTATGAAGCTTGCTGTGGACGAGTATATGGAAGCATATATCACTGATGATTATCGTGGAACACAAATGACCGAGCTCC containing:
- a CDS encoding DUF2225 domain-containing protein, with amino-acid sequence MTELQPLYDKKCECMMCKTKFTTKKLRSRFVVVKSYDTDFAPTYENIENDPNLYFVAVCPKCGFSFTDDFAPYFPPGSKEIIDSKIAQQWLPRSFGEVRTYPEAAKTIKLAAYCGTLKKEKHVSIAGLYMRLAWIYRALLDHEQEQRFMKLAVDEYMEAYITDDYRGTQMTELRLLYMIAELSRRTGQIDQSVKYFSKVIEKQGSFNEAKIVEMARDRWQEIREKQKTKI
- a CDS encoding HesB/IscA family protein encodes the protein MKDIITVTEAAALQIKDMMKENEEENAYLRVAIKGGGCSGLSYGLGFAHEVEEGDKELVQHGITFLVDKESAPALVGTVIDYKHSLMGGGFTIENPNAIASCGCGSSFRTATNQGTPEEC
- a CDS encoding NAD(P)/FAD-dependent oxidoreductase, translated to MKEDQTVYDITIIGGGPTGLFTAFYGGMRQATVKLIESLPQLGGQLSALYPEKYIYDVAGFPKVRAQQLVNNLKEQMATFNQTICLEQSVEKIEKQTDGIFKLTTNKEVHFSKTIIITAGNGAFQPRRLELENSSQYEGKNLYYFIDDLHQFAGQKVVVFGGGDSAVDWALMLEPIAEKVTIVHRREKFRAHEHSVQNLQHSKVEIKTPYVPADLLSNSKGDIAQVVLKNVNDKAEETVEVDAVICNYGFVSSLGPIKEWGLEISKNTIVVNSKMETNIPGIYAAGDICTYEGKVKLIACGFGEAPTAVNNAKTFIDPKAKAQPLHSSSMFK